CGTAGACTGAATTAGACCACGTGGAAATAAAATATCTGAAATGGTGTTGTCTTGTAGCAGTGATTAGAGGTGTAATCTGTGTTTTGTTAATATTACGATCCACATCGGTGTCACTGTGAAGAGTACAAAAAGTCAGAGACAGAAGCCTTTAACTTTTCTTGCGTTTGCAAGTGGCAAGCCGCCCATCAAAAGCGCGTACACACCACTCGCATTACCACTAGCCAAATTTAATGCCAACTCCAAACTTGTTGCCATTACATTCCGTCACATCGCTTACAAACTCTCCCGGATTTTTAATCACtcagtttcttttttttattattttttttaattattatttgattttaacaAGTATATTCagtcaataaattataatttaaataatatatttttttatttaaaaattttaaatttaaatgttactcttaatttaaaaaaattaatatgtattctaaaaatacataataaatttgttattaataaaaaattttaaatattttttaacaaagacaaaacaaatatattaaaaatttaaattttttagagtttgatattttttattttctgaattttataaaaaaaataaaaataataaagatgtatttattttgcatttttattttcagtactttttattttttaaattttgtagagaaaaaaataaaaacagaatatAAAAACagcaaacaaaattttattatttttatcttttttataaaattaaaaatataaaaaatactaaaaataaaaacaaaaaataaaaacgtAAATTAAACGCAGAGAATTTTATGTTTTCATTATATTTTCACATATTTTCtctcataaaattaaaaaaaataaaaataaaaataaaaatacaaatcaGATAtacctttatatatatatagtccacattctcaaaaatttatttgtcttATTACTTTATAATAATGTGAATGGTACGAATATTTGTATTAAGTAATAATTATTAAGCACTTAATATTGAGTTGATCTAGAAGAATTTGTGTTGTTGAAAGTCGCGTGTTGTGTACTCTCTCTGTCTCTTAGTGAAACTTGCAAGTTCAGTTTAAGCGACACCACACAGCTGCTCAAAACACAAACCCACACCTAACCACCCTCCCTGTCAGCAGCCAGAAGAAAATCATAcgaattagaaaaaaaaattaaaaaaaaaagatgcgTCCTTTGACCTTAAGAAGATGCATCTCCCTCTCTCACATTTTCtgatcatcatcattttcatgGTTACTGCTATTATTAGCAACCTAATTCCTTCTAGATTCTccatttttattctttaatcaCCAGATCCATATACACAAAAAGGATGAAGActatgatgatggtgatgattatGGTGTCTATAACCATGGCAGCACCTTCACCTTcaccttctccttcttctccttcaacaTGCCCCATCGACTTTAGCTATGTTAAGAGAGTTCCATGGAACCCTTCAGCATGTGAGAATTTCCACTCTTTATCATCGAACTTGAGCAACTGTTGCACCTCGCTCTTATCTCTAATCGGAATAGGATTCGCGCAGTATCTTAAAGCAACTACAAATTTCAACCTCCCAAACCTTGAAACCTCAACCTCATGCGTCCATGATTTCCAGTCTCAGCTCAATTCCTTATCTCTCCAAAACAACCTCGTTGACTTGTGCTTTGACCCTCACCAGTTCGTCATGTCCCGAAACGTCTGCGCAGGAATTGAAACCCTAAAAGATTGGGACAAGAAGCTTGGTCAAATCACGCCTCTTGATACTAGTTGCAAACAAGACCTCACTGATCTTTCGCTATGTGATGTGTGTCTTACTGCGGGGTTTCAGGTGCAGCATAAACTTGTCTCCATTGATGGTAATGCTTCTCACTCTGAAAATTGTTTCAAGTTTACTATTCTATATGCTGCTGCCTTTGTGAATCAGTATGGACCTGAAAGCAATGGTGCCATGAGTTGCATCTTTGGTATGTCACTTTACACACAGGGTGGTGGTTCTGGTGGGAAAAGTCACCAGGGTTTGGTTTTTGGGTTAACTGGTGCTGGTGTTGCTTTGTTAGTTATGTCTTGTTTGTTAGGGGTTTATGTTTGGTATGATAGGAAGGTTAGGAGGAAGAAGCTTAATGATGATGAATTTGACTTTGATCCTGAGGAACAAGGGTCTAGGCGTAGGTTGAGGCCGAATACAGGATCTATTTGGTTCAAGATTGATGAGCTTGAGAAGGCTACTGATAATTTCTCAACCAAGAATTTCATTGGCAGGGGTGGATTTGGGCTTGTTTTCAAGGGGGTTTTGTCCGATGGTTCCATCGTGGCAGTTAAGAGGATCTTGGAATCTGATTTTCAAGGGGATGTGGAGTTTTGTAATGAGGTGGAGATTATTAGCAACCTGAAGCACCGGAATCTGGTGCCCCTTCGAGGCTGTTGTGTAgtggatgatgatgatgaaaaatttAATGACAGGGGAAGCCAGAGGTTTTTGGTTTATGATTACATGCCGAATGGAAACCTTGAAGACCATCTGTTTCTGGTGAGTGAGCAGCAAAAGTTGAAGAAATCGCTGACTTGGCCTCAAAGGAAGAGCATAATCTTGGATGTGGCAAAGGGGCTGGCTTATCTTC
This sequence is a window from Arachis stenosperma cultivar V10309 chromosome 10, arast.V10309.gnm1.PFL2, whole genome shotgun sequence. Protein-coding genes within it:
- the LOC130955171 gene encoding probable receptor-like protein kinase At1g11050, with amino-acid sequence MKTMMMVMIMVSITMAAPSPSPSPSSPSTCPIDFSYVKRVPWNPSACENFHSLSSNLSNCCTSLLSLIGIGFAQYLKATTNFNLPNLETSTSCVHDFQSQLNSLSLQNNLVDLCFDPHQFVMSRNVCAGIETLKDWDKKLGQITPLDTSCKQDLTDLSLCDVCLTAGFQVQHKLVSIDGNASHSENCFKFTILYAAAFVNQYGPESNGAMSCIFGMSLYTQGGGSGGKSHQGLVFGLTGAGVALLVMSCLLGVYVWYDRKVRRKKLNDDEFDFDPEEQGSRRRLRPNTGSIWFKIDELEKATDNFSTKNFIGRGGFGLVFKGVLSDGSIVAVKRILESDFQGDVEFCNEVEIISNLKHRNLVPLRGCCVVDDDDEKFNDRGSQRFLVYDYMPNGNLEDHLFLVSEQQKLKKSLTWPQRKSIILDVAKGLAYLHYGVKPAIFHRDIKATNILLDEDMRARVADFGLAKQSREGQSHLTTRVAGTHGYLAPEYALYGQLTEKSDVYSFGVVVLEIMCGRRALDLSSAGSLKAFLITDWAWSLVKSGNIEEALDASLLKDDSFGSSNPKSIMERFLLVGILCSHVMVALRPTISDALKMLEGDIEVPQIPDRPMPLGHPATFYGDGCSTFSISPALSGPKLQTGDMLR